The Halanaerobiales bacterium genome segment ATTGTTCCACCTGAAAAAACTGGTATGTTTTACATAACTCCTATATGGTCGTTTATTTTTACAGTTATTGCAGCAAATTTTGTGTATACTTGGATTTTCAATCATACAAATGGTAGTATTTTAGCAGTAATAATTTTACATACTCAGATGAATTTATTTTTATGGATTTTTCCAGTTTTATATACATCAACCGGATATTTATGGATATTAGGATTGTTTATAGTGACTGGAATATTAATTCTTGTATTTGATCGTAAATATTTTTTCAGTAAATCAAATTTAATGAAATTATAACAAAGGCAAGGTGAAAAATTAGGAAAAATGAAACAATATTTTAAATAGGAATTCTGAATAAAGTATATATTTATAACAAAAATCTGATAGAAGGGGTTTTATCAATATAAGTAGAAAGGAAAATATAAAATGTTATTGGATTTGTTAAAGAAGAGGTGTAGTGTGCGTAATTTTTCAGACAAAAATATTTCTGAGGAAATTGTTGATTATATACTTGAAACGGGGAGATTATCTCCATCAGGTGGAAATGAACAACCCTGGAAATTTGGAGTTATCAATAATAAAGAGTTAATTAGAGAAATTTCTGAAATAGCATATGATCAAAAATGGATAGAAAATGCAAATTTATTAATTGTTTTATGTACTAATATAGTAGCAGATGAAAGAGGCGGAAGAGATATACAGAAAGCAAGATTTCCAGAGTTAGAAACTGAAATTGAAAATATGGATAAAGAACTTTATAGTAAGTTAAATCAAGAGGAGCATCAGACTAAGATAGCAGGAACTCATATGGTTTTAGCAGCTTTAGAACATGGAATTGGTTCTACTTGGGTTTCTTACTTTAGAGTAAATGAGCTATCAAAATTACTAGATTTGCCTATAGGTTATATTCCAGCAGAAATTATTGCTTTTGGATATCCAAAGGATGAGATGAAAGTTGTTAAAAAGAAGAGTATAGATGAAGTTGTATTTTATAATAATGAATTAACAACATAGAAGAAGTTATTTGAAAAATTTATATTAATAAACTGATAAAACTTTCTAAGAAACCTAAATTGTTTGAGAAAACCGAAAATGATTTTTGGGATGAAGATATATTTTGTGGAAAAGATATTAAAATTCTTGACCTTGGTTGTGGCCAGGACTACCAAGTCGGGAACCCTCGGAATGTTATATGACATAGGGACGAAAATCAGTATGTTATACTTTAGAAGAAGCCGAAGAAATGAAAAGATGTGCAGAAAAATATAATAAGAAACTATTTATAGATTTGTTTTTTAAATTTTCTGATCCTCATAGATTTGCAATTGAAAAGATAAAATCAAATTCTTTAGGAAAGCCATTAGTTGTAAAAGCTTATCAAAAGACACCTCCTCATTGGGGAAATATGAATTTAAATAGAATTGTACAAGATTTCATGTTACATAATTTTGATTTTATAACAGAAATCATGGGGGAACCAGTAGAAATTATGGCTAATGGTATTGAAAAAAACAATTCACATGTCTTTGCTAATTTAAAATATGAAGATGGAGTAGCTACAGTAGAAAGTTCAACAATGTTACCGAGCAAATTTCCATTTAATATTGGATTTAATATTATATGTGAATCAGGAACATTAACTTTTGATAGTAAGTTTGGAGAGATTACTGAACAGAATACTATTCTTTATAAAGATGATGAAGTTGAATAAATCAATTTACCTTCTAACAATGATTATGAAGAAGCAATTAAACATGTAATTAATAATATTAGTGATGGCAAATCTAGTTCAATTATTTCTATAAATGAAGCAATAAAATCTTTAAAAATTGTATTAGGAATAAAAAAATCTTTGAATAACAGTTGTATTGTAAACTTAAAGGATAAAAAACAGAATTAATATCAGATAATATGAGATTAGCTACCATAATTCTATTAGAGACATGCCATTTTCTTTGTCATATCTTTTGCATTCAAGGGGTGGGTTTATGAGAACAGAAAAAGAAGTTTTATCACAGTTCAAAGAATGGGGAAAAAGAAACAAATTGATTAGAGCGGCAGTATTAACTAGTTCCCGTGTTAAACCCGATGCAAATGTTGATTTTTTATCTGATTATGATATTGAATTATATGTATCTGATTTAAACAAATTCAAAAAGAATGATGATTGGCTTGAAACATTTGGACCTATTATGGTACGTTGGCCTTTTAAACCACGTTCAACAGGTTTTAAAACAGGTTGTTGGATTACTCGACTTGTTTTATTTAAAGATGGGGTAAGAATTGATTTTCAGATTACAGATCAGTTAAAAATAGAGTCAGAAGCATATGATAATGGTTACGAAGTTTTAATAGATAAAGATGGAATAACAAATGGACTAGCAGAGCCAACATATTCAGAGTATATAATAGAAAAACCTAGTAAAGAAGAATATGAAGTTTTAGTAAATGAATTTTGGTGGAATGCCTATTATGTTCCTAAATATCTTTGGAGAGATCAGTTAACCTTTGCTAAGTATATGTTGGATTATACACTTAGATATTCATTTTTACACAAAATTATAGATTGGCATATCGGGATGCAAAATGATTGGTCAGTGGAAACAGGAGCTTTAGGTAAAAAGTTTAAGATTTATCTTGATGCAGAAACATGGGCAGAGTTGGAAGAAACATATGTAGGGGCAGATATAGAAGAAAATTGGACAGCATTTTTTAATCTAACTACTTTTTTTAGAAAAATGGCAAAGCAAGTTGGGAAAAAATTAGGTTATGAATATCCCAACCAGGTAGATAAAGAGGTCATGGAATTTTGTAGGGAAATTAAAAAAACAAAAAAAGAGTGATATAATTAATGAATAAATTAATAAATTTGAGTCAGGATATAATTGATCATATGGTTGTTCATCCATATGATGATAAAGTAAAATTGTATCAGGATAAACATTTAGAAGAAGACAAGTATAATAATTTCAGATTAGAAATTGGCATGCATGCAGGTACTCATATAGATACACCAATGCATTTAACTAAACGAAAAATATAAAAATGTTAGGAATAGATTTACCCTCACCGGACAAGTACCTATTTGAGATACATAAAAAAGTTTAAAGTGCAAGCGACAACTGCACATAACATGAGTATTTAGGAAAGTTGATTGGAAACTCAATACTTATCGGGATATTATCTTTGTCAAGTCTTTTGCAAAAAGAGAATCAGGGGTATTTTGATGCAAAAGAAATACCACCCCTAATGAGACACATCAGAAATACCCGGGATCTTATATAAAATAACCGCCTGTATTGCAAGTAAAAATTATCTTCAGCAGAAAGGATAAAAACTCATGAAACCCAAATTAGAATCTGCTTACATAGCTATAGAAAATACTGATAGAGCTTTAAGTTTTTACGAATGGTTTTTAGAAAGATCAGCAGTGAAGAAAGGTGAGAGTTTATATCTCTTTAATGTAGATGGATTCCGCCTTTTCTTGTTTGATCATAATAATGAGAATGAAGAAGTAAAGTATGGAGATAATTGTTTATTAAGTTTTGAGGTAGATAATGCTAGAAAAACCAAGGATAAGATAGAAAACCTTGGTTTAAATATCATTTTTCCTTTAACAAAAATCTTAGATAATATAGTTTTTGAGTTCGAAGATCCCGAAGGAAACCATATAGAAGTCTTTTCTAATGTATTAACCTCAAATAAAAGTAGTGATTAAAGAGAAATTATTCGTAACTAACGGTTGTTACAGCATATAGCATAGGATTGAAGGCGCTGCTTAATGAACTTTCTTTTAGCATTAATTATAATTGTATATTATACAAAAGATACAAATAATATTGATAACCGGTTGGTCTAAATGCATTATGTGGAAGAATCAAGTTTTTAGTTAGGGGGAGTGTAAAATGAAGATATGTTTAGCTAAAAAAACCGATTTAAAAGAAATTAAATCTTTATTAGATAAGCAATACATTTTTCATGAAAAAGAAGGATTTACTTCATTTATGGAAAGTAAAGAGATGAGGTTGATAAAAGCATAGTTTATAATTACCAAAGGAGAATAATCATGAAAATATCTGAAGTGAAAAAAATGATATTAGATAAGACTTTAATTAATGCTTATAATAAAGTGCATAAAATAAATAAGGGTTGGTCAGCAGATGAAAAATATTATATTGAAAGTAAAAATGGCAAAAAATTTTTACTTAGAGTTAGTCCTATAAAATATTTAAATAATAAAGAAAAAGAGTTTAATATTATGAAAGATATATATAATTTAGAAATAAATATGTCAAAGCCAATTGATTTTGGAATATGTAATAGGGGGCAAAATGTATATATATTATTGTCCTGGATTGAAGGGAAAGCATTAGATGAAGAAATAATATCATTTTCAGAAGAAAAGCAATATGATATTGGATATGAAGCAGGACAAATTCTAAAAAAAATACATTCTATTTCTGCACCAGATGGACAGGAAGATTGGGAACAGAGAATGTTAAAAAAAATTAATTATCATTTAGAAGAATACAAAAAGTGTGGGATTGAAATAAAAAATGATAATAAGGCAATAGAGTATGTAAAAGATAATTTACATTTACTTAAAAACCGTCCCCAAACTTTTCATCATGGAGATTTTCATGTTGGAAATCTAATATTAACTTATAATAATAAACTTGGAGTTATTGACTTTAATAGATGGGATTATGGTGATCCATATGAAGAATTTTATAAAATGATGTTATTTAGTAGAGATGTAAGTATTCCTTTTACTAAAGGACAAATTGATGGATATTTTGATGAAAAGGTCCCTAAAGATTTTTTTAAAATACTTGCTCTATATCTTGCAGATGTAATTTTATATTCTGTTGTTTGGGCTATTCCTTATGGTGAAGATGATGTTAATACAATGTTGAGATTAGCAGATATGATATTTGCAGATTATGATAATTTTAATTCAGTTGTACCAAAGTGGCTTAAGTAAAAACAATAACGTCGGAAATACCAGGGAGGTTAAGCAAAATTAGCCTAAAAGTAGAGGTGATAACTATTGAGCACACACGAATATGATGATAATATGAGGGCAGATAATGAATTTATAAAAGGGGATTTATCATTTTTAGTAAAAGGTAATAAATGTCGATTGCTTGATGGTAGAAGGACTACTGGATATATCGAAAAATATGATGAAGATAGTGCAATGTTTAGATGGAAAATAACTAAGTATGAAGATAAAGGTAAGCATTGGGATCTACCTGCAGAATCAGTTACTAAATTTCAATTTGAGAAAGAATCAGAACAATTGAGTGATAATGAAGTTAATATTATAAAAGAAAAAATTAAAAAATATAAAGAAAACCTATATATAAAAGCAAAGGAAAGTGAAAAGATAAAGACTGAAGCTGTGATAGCAGAAAGAGAGAAAGAGATAAAAAAATGGTTAAAAGATAATTCAATGTTTTTTAAAAGCAATAAGAAATTAAATTTTGATTCAAAGGAAGGTCCTTCGTCTCTTACTGAAGATTTAACTGAATATATGAAATTAAAGGGTTTGTATGATATTGAAAGGAAAACAGCGGAAACTATGGTTTTAAACCCAAAATCTGGAGAATGGATTAAAGGTATGGAAATAATGTTGGGGGAAATGGGGTTGGTTTCTTACAAGGGTAAAATACCAAGAACCAAAGGTATTTTTACTGGTCTTGGAAGTAAAAATAAGAGATACAAATATTTAGTTCATAGGTTGGCTTTTGTTAGAGCATACTTTAATTTATTAAAAATAAAAGAAATAGTTATTTATAGAGGTATGAGTAATGAAAAAGATTGGAAAGTAATTCCAAGAACATTTTTATACTGTACATTAAGTTATGATGTTGCGAAAGATTTTAGCGATTTTAATAGAGAAAGTAAATATAGAACATCATATATTATAAAAATGACATGTTCAGTAAAAAAATTATTAATGACTTACATAGAAACCCAAGCCTTAAATAGACAGTATAAAGAAGCAGAAGCAATACTACTTTATGATAGAAAGATTACTATATAAAAAGAAAACCAGCTAACTTCGCATAACATAGCATTTTAGTAACGGCTAAAGACCTTCTAACCCTAGCGCGACAGTAACAGTGGAAATCTTAAGGATGTTATTGGAAATCGAATCGTGAGTTAATAACTAAAATAAAAAAGAGGTGGAATGTTGACTATTAAATTTAAAATGGTAACAGAAGATCATATTAATGAGGCAGTTGATTTAGTAACTAATGCGTATTATGAAGAAATGAAGGTTATTCCTTATCTCCCTGAAGAAGATTATTCAAAAATTTTTAGCAGGCTATGATATAGAAGAATTATGGGGTAAGTGTAAAGGTATATACTGCCCACTATATGGCCATGGAGCGATAAAAAGAAATCGCAGAAAAATATATCAATATTTGTATAAAAAAGCAGCAGAGATATGGGTAGAAAAAGGTATTACCAATCATTCAATAACCTTATATGCACAAGATAAAGAAATTCTTGATACTTGGTTTTGGATGGGGTTTGGTATTCGTTGTGTTGATGCTATTCGTGAGGTAAACCAAATAAACAAAGAAAAATCAGAAATAAATATTAAGAAAGCTAAATTAAGTGACGTATCTTCTTTGGCAGATATTGATGCAAAACATAATTCATATTATAAAGAGTCTCCTATTTTTATGCCAGTACAAGAGGAAGATCCTATTAGTCATTTGACTGAGTGGTTAGGTAAAGAAAACCATCATATGTGGGTAGCTTATGATAATAAAAAGGTTATAGGATATATGAGAATTGAAGAAAATGGTGAGAGATTATTTACAGAACATCAAGATATTATGAATATTACTGGTGCATATGTTGAAGAAACATATAGAGGAAAAAGTATTGGGACTTATTTACTTGATTCTATACAAAAATGGCTTATAGAAAATGAGTATAAACTTTGTGGAGTTGATTTTGAGTCTATAAACATAACTGGAAGTGAGTTTTGGAATAAGTATTTTACACCTTATACATATAGTTTAGCAAGACGAATAGATGAAAGAATAATATAATAAAAAAATAAAAAGGCGAAAAATTTGCAAGTGAAGTTTTCGATTATTCGATAATAATATATTTCTGGATACGTTATATGAAATATCGCTAAATTTTTAAACTTTTTTAAAGGAGGAGCGTTTTTGAACACACCCAAATGGCGAGAACCTATTATAGACCCATATTCTATCATACTTAATGAAGATTTAGAATTAAAATCAATAGATGGATATCCTCATGCGGGAAATGATGTTTTTAAATGCAGTAATAACTGGGTCTAAGCAAAGTTTAGAAATAACTAAAAATACTAATATGAAATATTTAATTAGAGATGATAGAAGTAATATAGAGGAGACATTAAAATGTATTGAAAAACATTTCCGCTTTTGTTCCTTTGTCACTGCACCCAAATTTATCAGCCCAAGAGATGTTTAATTTAATATATTAAATTAATAATTTTAAAAGCAGGTGTTATAAAAGTGTTACAATATATTTTGAATAAATTAACAGAGGAAGAAGCAAAAGAAATATGTTCATGGAGATATAGTGGACTATATGCTATATATAATTTTTCAGATTGGGAAGTAGTTAAAGAAAATGGTTGGGATTTAGCAGTAGAGGATAAAAGAAGAAAAGGGTTATGGTAAAGATGTAATGAAATTATTTCAAATAGAATTTAGTAAATTTTAAAGCATAAGTATACTCATTTTACTTCGTTTAAAATGGTATTC includes the following:
- a CDS encoding nitroreductase family protein, giving the protein MLLDLLKKRCSVRNFSDKNISEEIVDYILETGRLSPSGGNEQPWKFGVINNKELIREISEIAYDQKWIENANLLIVLCTNIVADERGGRDIQKARFPELETEIENMDKELYSKLNQEEHQTKIAGTHMVLAALEHGIGSTWVSYFRVNELSKLLDLPIGYIPAEIIAFGYPKDEMKVVKKKSIDEVVFYNNELTT
- a CDS encoding VOC family protein — protein: MKPKLESAYIAIENTDRALSFYEWFLERSAVKKGESLYLFNVDGFRLFLFDHNNENEEVKYGDNCLLSFEVDNARKTKDKIENLGLNIIFPLTKILDNIVFEFEDPEGNHIEVFSNVLTSNKSSD
- a CDS encoding aminoglycoside 6-adenylyltransferase, which produces MRTEKEVLSQFKEWGKRNKLIRAAVLTSSRVKPDANVDFLSDYDIELYVSDLNKFKKNDDWLETFGPIMVRWPFKPRSTGFKTGCWITRLVLFKDGVRIDFQITDQLKIESEAYDNGYEVLIDKDGITNGLAEPTYSEYIIEKPSKEEYEVLVNEFWWNAYYVPKYLWRDQLTFAKYMLDYTLRYSFLHKIIDWHIGMQNDWSVETGALGKKFKIYLDAETWAELEETYVGADIEENWTAFFNLTTFFRKMAKQVGKKLGYEYPNQVDKEVMEFCREIKKTKKE
- a CDS encoding phosphotransferase, which encodes MKISEVKKMILDKTLINAYNKVHKINKGWSADEKYYIESKNGKKFLLRVSPIKYLNNKEKEFNIMKDIYNLEINMSKPIDFGICNRGQNVYILLSWIEGKALDEEIISFSEEKQYDIGYEAGQILKKIHSISAPDGQEDWEQRMLKKINYHLEEYKKCGIEIKNDNKAIEYVKDNLHLLKNRPQTFHHGDFHVGNLILTYNNKLGVIDFNRWDYGDPYEEFYKMMLFSRDVSIPFTKGQIDGYFDEKVPKDFFKILALYLADVILYSVVWAIPYGEDDVNTMLRLADMIFADYDNFNSVVPKWLK
- a CDS encoding cyclase family protein → MNKLINLSQDIIDHMVVHPYDDKVKLYQDKHLEEDKYNNFRLEIGMHAGTHIDTPMHLTKRKI
- a CDS encoding GNAT family N-acetyltransferase, which translates into the protein MYKKAAEIWVEKGITNHSITLYAQDKEILDTWFWMGFGIRCVDAIREVNQINKEKSEINIKKAKLSDVSSLADIDAKHNSYYKESPIFMPVQEEDPISHLTEWLGKENHHMWVAYDNKKVIGYMRIEENGERLFTEHQDIMNITGAYVEETYRGKSIGTYLLDSIQKWLIENEYKLCGVDFESINITGSEFWNKYFTPYTYSLARRIDERII